tggtcgattagcttgttCACATTGCATGGAACACACAAAGTCATTCTTATTGACGCATGGTCAGAAAAGTTGTTGGTTTGACTGCCATAGAaggttcttgcccattgatcacatGTTTAGGAGAAACAAAAAGGCTTTTCGCAAAGGACAACTTGAAACAGATATGCCACCTCCTAGGCTGAATCCATCTCAagtttggagaagagtgaaacATTTTCCAAAAGTCAATGAAAGTGGTATCAATAGAATTGAATGGTACGGGGAGTGGCATAATTGGACCAAGAGAAACATTTTTTGGGATCTTCCGTATTGGAAGGATAACTTGTTGAAACATAACTTGGATGTCATGCATATAGAAAAGAATTTCTTTGACAACATCTTCAACACAGTCATGAATGTTAGTGCTAAGACGAAAGATAATGAAAAGGCAAGgaaagatttacctttgtattgtgcGCGAagagacttagagttgaaggccAAATATAATGGCAGGTTGCTAAAGCCAAAGGCAAATTACATCTTATCAAAAGACGAGGCCAAAATAGTTTGTCGATGGATaaaggagcttagaatgccagatggcTATTCTTCAAACTTGGCCCAATGTGCTAATATTGATAAGGGTAGTATTCAAGGGTTAAAGAGTCATGATTGCCATGTCTTTATGGAAACTCTAATCCTTGTTGCGTTTAGATGTTTGCCCATGCATGTGTTAAATCCACTGATAGAAATCAGTCATTTCTTTAAGGATTTGTGCGCCACGACGCTCAAGGCAAATTATTTGAGAAAGTTGGAGGAAAATATTCCAATTATTCTTTGCAAATTGGAAAGAATACTtcctcctgcattctttgattccATGGAACatcttccaattcatcttgtATATGAAGCACGGCTTGGTGGACCAGTGCAATATAGGTGGATATATCCGTTTGAAAGATTCATGGGAGAGTCAAAACGTTCAGTCAAAAATAAAGCCAGAGTGGCAGGATCAATTTGTGCGGCTTACTTGCATCGTGAAACAACATACTTTTGTTctcattatttcaaaaacttcatgttgtcGTCGATGAATGTTAGGAATGAAACACAATGTCAATCTGGCACATCTCATTCAAATTTGTCGGTGTTTCGAGAAGTAGGCCGTCATGCGGGCAAAGAGTTCACTCATTGGTTAAgtgatgctgaattcaactctgctcatgtccatgtcttaatTTATTTCCTTGAAGTTAAGGTGTACCTTGAGTATGTTCTCATCCCATTCCTAAGTTTTCAATCATACTATTTTAATAGTCACTAATTGTGTTCATTTTATACAACTCATTTGTTGTGGCTATGCAAGTTCTAGAAGGGAGTTCTTCTGCTATAATACACTCACAGTTCCCTTATTGGTTTAGATATCAAGTATGAATATCcttttaatgattttaaaaacaattgatGTGACACTTGTAGCTTAATTTTTCTTCACCTCTTTATAGGTTCATAACCAGCCATTAAGTCCCTTAATTCAAGATCTACAGGAATTGTCAAATTGGCCCatgagatgtgtcaaagaatggcacacGTATTTTGTAAATGGATACAAGTTCCACACCGATGCATGGTCGAAAGGAAAAAAGACAACTAATTGTGGGGTGTTCGTTAAGGGCCTTACAGAGGGTGGTTATGATGACTTTTATGgtattattcaaaaaatttatgagCTGGAGTATAATACTTCAACTACTCCAAAGAGGGTAGTTCTTTTTTATTGTCAATGGTTTGATCCATCTAGGAGTGGAACAAGAGTGGATCCTAGGTATAATATTGTAGAAATTCAAATGACTTCAAGATACCGGCCATTTGATCCATTCATTCTAGCTCTTAATGTTAGACAAGTTTATTATGTCTCATATCCAGCATTTCGCAACATTGACAAACGTGGTTGGTGTGTtgcaatacaaaccaagcctagGGGTCGCATTAAGTCAAATGATGACGAAGACGATATCCCTTTCCAAGTTGATGAAATGACACatggaaatgaaattattgaagttgaaggTGTATCTGCATTGCACGACTTCGATGCTGATGCTGAAGAGTTAGAAGGACAAAtagaagaacatgaagaagaaggagaagaagaagaggaagaaaaagaacttgaagatgatgaagaagacgatgatgatgattatgattatgatgatCACAGTGATGCATCAAACAAGATGACAATGCGATGATGAGGACgatctaattaattaaatgtttgTATTCTAACATGTGTACGATTCAcgattatataaaattaaatcatttattaaataCCAATTATGTATTATGCATTTAATTGtcgatttatttatatactttaaattgcaGTAATGTCAGGACAGGATCCTTCATGCCTTGACAAGGGCAAGACGGTAAAAAAGCCTAGGAGGCAGGCCAAGTACATTATTAGAGTTCCTTCGACGATACCATTTTCAAGTGCCAGTACTCCACCAGACGTTGGCTCCTCACGTCCACCACCCTCTTCTACGACGCCCACACCATCTGTCTGGCCCACACCTCCTATTATAGGTCCCACTCCTTCAGTTGTAGGGCCCACACCTCCTACTGTAGTGCCCACTCCTTCAGTTGTAGGACCCACACCATATATTCATCCCTCTCCTTCTATCCCTACGCCATCTTCTATACCATCTCCAGATGTACACCAGCTATTTCCTAATCCTGCTGATCCTATTGATCCTACTGATTTGGGTGATCCTACTCCTCATGATCGACCATTCATTGAGCCATGTGGAAAAGGGTAATACCATATCTTCTTCTTAGTCTTGTATTTTGCATTAAATTGTTGGTCTTACTATGGTTGTAGATTCATAATTTTCTTACATTCATATTTCAGGTTTCTTCCTTCTAGAGTTTCTTCACAGGCCATCACTAGGTCTATTAAGCAACAATTTCTTCAGCTTTGGGCATCATGGCGAGTAATCCCTGAAGATGACAAAAAACTGTTATGAAAGAGATTTAAGGTAAAACATCATGTTACTTAATCATCTTGCATCACCATATTCAAATAGGAATttcatttgctttattttaacattatctatTGTAACAACAAAAGGTGCAGTGGGCAGCTGAGCATGAAGCtcaaattcagaaaaacattaacatgaaagcatctcaccGATTGTCAGAAATGTTTAGAGATGCAAGGATCGCAGGACAACGCCCTTATTGGGTGGGGGAACACATATGGAATTCATTGCTGGCACATTGGAATTTTCCATAGTACCGCATTAAATGTGCTACCGCCCAGAAAAATAGGGCTTCAGAAAAAGGTGGTGTATTGCATACCGGAGGATCAATCACTACACATGAACATGCAATTCGTATGGTAAAAATCTTGATTCATTTCTTATCAATAACTCTATAACATCATGTACTTTGAAATTAATATGTGTCAtttgtatgttttaaaatattataggCAGCAGAGCTTGGACGGGCTGTTCATGTTGATGAGGTGCTTACACAAACTCATCTTCGCAAGGGGACTGACGAATATGTTGATGAGAGGTCTCGCAAGACCACTGTAAGTAAAAATTTTAacaacatttaattttttacttttttttctttcacattttcaaattcatgttaCTAACGTTTCTATCTTATTTAACAGGAAGATTTTTCTGCGAGATTGACACAAGCGAGATCAAAGGGGGAATCTGCTCCTGATGCTAACTCTAGAGTAGATGCAGACGAAGAAATCATCAGGACCCAATGCTAGGTTGATGTCGTCGGGGGCAAGAAGAAAGGACGACTGTATGGGGTAGGACAACTTGCCTCCTATTACAGTGCTGGAAGAGGAGGCATATTGAGACATCAACCATCTACCTCCGGCACATTTGACCACAACAATGTCGTTAGTAAAGAGGCTTATGATTCACTTCTAGCCATATTTGACAATATTGAAAATTTGGTCAAGACATTGATACCTCAGCAGGGACAGTCTGCCCATCATCATCCCAGCAGCCATGCCCACCTCAACAGCCTTCCCAGACCACACTTGTGCAAGAAGAAGATAATGATGATTATGATGAATATTAGacatttaagaacttttgaaaacatttgaagttaggttttttatttaaaaactttgttttgcCATTAGAAACTTTTCAAACTTTGAAGTTACATTGAAGTTAGTTTTTTGTTATCAAACTTTGTTTTgcatttaagaacttttgaaaCTTAGAATGATTGAAGTATTCTTGATGAATGTTGAATGATTGCATTTGAATTGCCTGGATGAATTGGCTGGCTAAATTGATGTTTGggattattgattatttatttgCAGGTTTTGGGTATAATGCAGAAAGAAATTGCACTAAAAAAAATGCACGGTACCGACGGCCTAAAGTCGTCGCTAAAACCATCGAGTTTCGCCTTGCATTACTGAGGGCCTTTGCCCCTCGGTAATACCGACAGATTTTAACCTTCGGTATTATCAAGGGCTTTTGCCCGTCGGTAATACCGAAGGTCAAAAAGCCGTCGGTAATGTTTCCGACACGCATATTACCGACGGCTTCTTGGCCGTCGCAAGATCGTCGATAGACACACTTTACCGACGGCTTTTTGTCATTACCGAGGGATTTGGGTCGTGGGTAAATCCCTTCTTTTTTGTCTATACATAAATATCATTGTTTGTTACAAAGCCAAAAAATCCATCTTAGTCTACATACAAACTAAATctctaaaaaaagaaaaacaatccTACAACAATCCATATTCCTGAAGCGCTTCTATTTTTCTAATGTTGTCGTTGTCCAGGATTTAGTCTCATacatatttctttctaattcCAAGCCACTCCTCATGAAAACAAAATTGCGCACTTTAGAAATTAACACATTTATCAACTATTTCTAATAATCATAATGTTACTTATATTGGTATATTGAGGCATGCTTTACCCATTGTATTTTTCCTTACCATCCCACATTTCCATTGCTTTCAACATTATAACACCACAATTGTGTCTAAAAGAATGCAACCACAACATATATTAGTTCTCACAATCTACATTAAGGACAACACCAACTCTTTAAAGACAATGGTTATAAaaacttacaagtttggttggGATGAGATATTTGCTTGTTCAACAACCAAAGGTCCAATCCTCCATTCGGGTCTATTGTACATGATGCCAAAAAATCCTTCAAGATTTTCAACCTACCAAATACGAAGTACAAAAACAAGTTAAACAAATTCCACATTAAGTGACAATAACAAGTTCATTTAGAATCAAAATTTTTGTAAACATACAATAGCTTTGTCAATTCTTTTTCGGTCTTTGATACCCTTACCCAATGAGTCAATGACAAATATTTGTAATGTGCTAAGTTTCACTAAATAGCACCACCAATGATCATCATGTACAAAGGGCATAAACAActacaaacaaagaaaacaaaatgtcaatacatgtaaaaaaaaattgggcaAACATTGTCCTTACAATTTAAACCTAACTCACAAAGTCAGTTGTGGCAATGTCTCCAAGTCCAAAATTATCAGAACACAAATAGGAGTTGTAATTATGAAGTGTAAACACATGTCGATTCCGGGGACGTCTCCTATAATCACAAAGAATATGGTGTTGTGGacaatttcaaattcatcaatCGATAATAGCTTACACATAATTTGTAccataaaatatatgttatcaaaaaaattattacttaccCCGTATAATGGACTAAATAAAATCTTCTTAACAACACCGTAGGACCTTTTCTCAAAGTACATAAAAATAGCAGTAGCAAATAACACTACCTACATAAGGAATGATGATAAATTATCATGAACACAATGAAAATTGTACAATCAATAACATAACTATGAACATTTAACATAAATCCATGTCACATAATAGTTACCATGTTATCAATGTATTCCATTGGCGCTAAAGTGTAACATGAAGTTGTGTCAAGGTTGGCCAATTATTTCATATACAACCCTGAAAAAACAagaatattgaataaaaaaccACCACCTTTCACCAATGACAACTAAATTTCTCATCAATTACCTATGTGGTTTGTCTCTTAGGCTGACTGTGTAGTACAACTGGTTAATATCCACAGTACTGGTTGGATCACCAACATAATTGTGCAAAAGGGGATCACAAATGGTACATTATAATCATCCCCTtcatcatcaacaacaacaacatcatcatcaatttCAATGACTACTCGTTCAATGCCAGAACCTCCAGCTTCTTCAACCGCTACATCATCTTCGCAAATGTCATCATCTGATTTTGCATTTCGTTCTTCTTCAACACTACATCCTTTAGCCTTCACTTTCTCATCCAAATGGAAAGCAGCCTGGATGGCCTCGTGTCCTTTATCATGCTTACTTACGTACCAATCCAAATTTACCTATCACAATCCAacacaaaaacattaaacaaataaaaaaatcaataattcaaaaaaatatataaaataggtTCACATACTTACATCTCCTGTCTGAAACAAAACTACTATTTTTTTGGTCTTTGACGTAAACGAACACCATATCCATATGCACGGGAATTTGCGATGAGAAGAATAACCATGCAAAGAAAGTCGTTCAAGAGCCCAAAGCTACAACATTACAAACAATAGTTAGCCAAATTTACAATGAACTCCACCACATTAACATGATGAATTCTAACTCATGTTACCTACAACATGAAGACATTGCCACTCAGGTAACATCTCTATAACAATAACCATCAGAGGATCCTTACAAGCTCCAATAAACTGGAAGAAACAAAGAAATGCATTATCTTCAGAAACATGCATCTATTAGTCCTACAGTAGCATAAAGATCAAAAGACCATAATATACACTTTACACTATACATAGATAAGTCTTCAGTGAAACAAACGATACAAAGCATATACAATTATAACACTTGAAGATATGCTGATATATCCCACATACAAAACATACTACTCACCTTCACAAGATTCTCATGGTGGACAGAAGACATCATATTAACTTCGCAAGCAAAACGATTCTCCCGTGAAACTCTTTCTTGTAAAGTACTCCCACAATGCAGAACTTTGATAGCAACAATCCGTTCTCTGTACCTGGAAAATTATTACCTACACCTACATAAACCAGTACTCCAGCTGCCAGCAAACCACTTGAAGTATACACATAATTGTACAGTTGAATCCACCATACCATAGCAACATTGTCTTTTTCTAATGCATCCACAATTAATAACATTGGAGTAAAAGTCAAATTAAGAGTTGAAAGCTCTC
This window of the Vigna angularis cultivar LongXiaoDou No.4 chromosome 7, ASM1680809v1, whole genome shotgun sequence genome carries:
- the LOC128197797 gene encoding vegetative cell wall protein gp1-like encodes the protein MSGQDPSCLDKGKTVKKPRRQAKYIIRVPSTIPFSSASTPPDVGSSRPPPSSTTPTPSVWPTPPIIGPTPSVVGPTPPTVVPTPSVVGPTPYIHPSPSIPTPSSIPSPDVHQLFPNPADPIDPTDLGDPTPHDRPFIEPCGKGFLPSRVSSQAITRSIKQQFLQLWASWRVIPEDDKKLL
- the LOC108336898 gene encoding uncharacterized protein LOC108336898, which encodes MVDNALRRHAEQEADDSPDEESPNESTQRFYNLLAEANQPVFEAYDMLSGWSMHGRLACSHCMEHTKSFLLTHGQKSCWFDCHRRFLPIDHMFRRNKKAFRKGQLETDMPPPRLNPSQVWRRVKHFPKVNESGINRIEWYGEWHNWTKRNIFWDLPYWKDNLLKHNLDVMHIEKNFFDNIFNTVMNVSAKTKDNEKARKDLPLYCARRDLELKAKYNGRLLKPKANYILSKDEAKIVCRWIKELRMPDGYSSNLAQCANIDKGSIQGLKSHDCHVFMETLILVAFRCLPMHVLNPLIEISHFFKDLCATTLKANYLRKLEENIPIILCKLERILPPAFFDSMEHLPIHLVYEARLGGPVQYRWIYPFERFMGESKRSVKNKARVAGSICAAYLHRETTYFCSHYFKNFMLSSMNVRNETQCQSGTSHSNLSVFREVGRHAGKEFTHWLSDAEFNSAHVHVLIYFLEVKVHNQPLSPLIQDLQELSNWPMRCVKEWHTYFVNGYKFHTDAWSKGKKTTNCGVFVKGLTEGGYDDFYGIIQKIYELEYNTSTTPKRVVLFYCQWFDPSRSGTRVDPRYNIVEIQMTSRYRPFDPFILALNVRQVYYVSYPAFRNIDKRGWCVAIQTKPRGRIKSNDDEDDIPFQVDEMTHGNEIIEVEGVSALHDFDADAEDDASNKMTMR